In Asanoa sp. WMMD1127, one genomic interval encodes:
- a CDS encoding alpha/beta fold hydrolase, which yields MTTARMHDGTTIEVSVRGDGPAVLLPVGTTVIEGEAAEQARAWGADPALGHHLAGGLADAGFRVVTADYEGHLTDHPKPTTLTADAAAADMLAIADAAGADRFAYYGYSWLAVLGLQLALRTDRLTALAMGGYPPLGGPYDAMLTVTAIAHRMAVANQGKEFAPAEPGDWDTAEVTRHPDQTAQYLTLYRSLRDFDERAALGRLTIPRLAFAGADDNISYGPRWDDAHVAIGEPLARHRRELEGLGWTVHVVPHGDHMTVMRAETVLPILTPWLTDSLSVRATDQPAAG from the coding sequence ATGACTACCGCACGCATGCATGACGGCACAACGATCGAGGTGTCGGTCCGGGGCGACGGCCCGGCGGTGTTGCTTCCGGTCGGCACCACCGTGATCGAGGGAGAGGCGGCCGAGCAGGCCCGCGCCTGGGGTGCCGATCCGGCGCTCGGGCACCACCTCGCCGGCGGTCTCGCCGACGCGGGCTTCCGGGTGGTCACCGCCGACTACGAGGGCCACCTGACCGACCACCCCAAGCCGACGACGCTGACCGCCGACGCCGCCGCGGCCGACATGCTGGCCATCGCCGACGCGGCGGGCGCGGACCGCTTCGCCTACTACGGCTACTCCTGGCTGGCGGTTCTCGGCCTGCAGCTCGCCCTGCGCACCGATCGGCTCACGGCGCTCGCCATGGGCGGCTACCCACCGCTGGGCGGCCCCTACGACGCGATGCTCACCGTCACCGCCATCGCCCACCGGATGGCGGTCGCCAACCAGGGCAAGGAGTTCGCGCCGGCCGAGCCCGGCGACTGGGACACGGCCGAGGTGACCCGCCACCCCGACCAGACCGCGCAGTACCTGACCCTCTACCGGTCACTGCGCGACTTCGACGAGCGGGCGGCGCTGGGCCGCCTGACCATCCCGCGACTGGCCTTCGCCGGCGCCGACGACAACATCAGCTACGGGCCCAGGTGGGACGACGCCCACGTCGCTATCGGCGAGCCGCTGGCGCGCCACCGGCGTGAGCTCGAAGGGCTCGGCTGGACCGTCCACGTCGTCCCGCACGGCGACCACATGACCGTCATGCGCGCCGAAACGGTGCTGCCGATCCTGACCCCCTGGCTCACCGACTCCCTCAGCGTCCGCGCCACGGACCAACCCGCGGCCGGGTGA